Below is a genomic region from Flammeovirgaceae bacterium SG7u.111.
CTGAAGCCCAACCGACTTTCACCTTGTTTTTTGCACTTCGGATGGGGTCTCTTTGGGGCAAAAGCATTGCTAAGGCTAAGCCCAATAGTACAAAAAGCCCTGGAACTACAACTATGTTCAAGGTAAAATAGATGAGTAACTTCATCAGCAATTTATTCCGTTTTGATTAGTGTCAAATTTTTAAACTCGCCAACTTGGCTTGTAGGCACTTCCGTTGCCCTAATGGTAAGCTGCCTAACTCCAGGAGATATTTCTATCTCCCCTAACTCTACAGTCTCCCAATCTTTCTCGTAAACTTCCTTTCTAGAGATTCGATCTGGACTTGGGTAATAACTTGGATCAAAGGGTTTTATAATTTTCCCTACAACCTTATTTTCCCCTGCCGTAAGTTGTATCTGCGAACCAATATTCTCTTCTGGGCAAGTATAAGAAATATATGCTTTGTACTTACCATATGCTGCTACTTCCACCTTCCAATATAATTGGTCTGAAGTAGAAGTCCAGTTTACGAGCCAATCGTGAGCCCAACCATGCCCTTCCTTGAATTTGAGCCCTCCTTCAAAATTACTCTCATGAGCAGGTAGTACTATTTTTTGCTGATCTTCAAAACCCATGGGAATACTTCGCAAATCATATACTTCGGCAGACACATCCGCAAACCAAGTTAGGTATTCACCTTTTAGACTATCGAGTAAACCAGGCTTTTCTTCTGAAAGGTCATGCTGCTCTCTTGGGTCTTCTAGCATGTCGAAAAGCTCGCCACCTTTATTGCCTTCAAACACCAAGCGATATCTACTATTCCTTAAAGCCCCTTTTTTGAACGGATCTAATTCTCTATCAGATTGTTGGGTGAAAATTATTCGATCTGGCCAGCCTTCCTCTTTCCCCATTAACAAAGGAGAAATATCTTTTCCATCTAGCACTAACCCTTTGGGCAAATCAATTTGGCAAAGAGACGCTAACGTAGGTAACACATCAATATGAGCCGCAAGCTTTCCCGATTTGACACCCTTAGGAAAATGACCTTTCCATTGGGCAAAAAATGGCACTCTTACCCCACCTTCATGTACAGAACCTTTTATTCCTTTCATGCCTGCATTGAACCTATGACCATTGGGTCCATTATCTGTCAAATAAATGATAATCGTATTTTCTGACAGCCCCAACTTTTCTACTTCAGTAAAGATTCGACCAACATTCTCATCCATATTTTCACACATTCCATAAACCGCAGCAGCCTTTCTACGCTCTGCCTCATCTTCAATGGCTGTGAGATTATTATAATACTTATCGTAATACTTATCAGGAACTTGAAACGGGCTGTGAGGAACATTATAGGGAATATAGCATAGAAACGGCGCATTTTTATTTTCTTTAATAAAAGAAATGGCTTCATCCGTTAGCGCGTCAGTAATAAAACCCTTTGTTGAAAAAGGCTCTCCATTTTTTTCAAGTTTTGTTCCGAAGTAGTTATTCCAATGACCTGCACAAAACCCTATAAACTCATCAAATCCTTGCTGATTTGGGTGGTAAGGAAAATGAGCTCCATTATGCCACTTCCCAAAGCATCCAGTTTTATATCCTGCGTTGTTAAAAACTTCCCCTATGGTAATTTCTTCCCCTCTCATATTTTCCAAACCATCTGAAACCCAACGAGTACCTGTCCGGAGGTTATACCGACCAGTTAGAAGACTTGCTCTTGTTGGTGCACATAAGGGAGATACATAAAATCTATCCATCCTCACCCCATCTATTGCCATCTTATCCAGTACTGGAGTATGAATACTTTCATTTCCATGGATACCCAAATCCCCATAGCCCTGATCATCGGTAAGGATTAATATTACATTAGGACGAGTAGTTGCTTTTTCAGGGTTCCTCTCCTGATCTGAGCAAGAAAAAAGTATAGGTATATAAATTAAAAATAGTAAGAGGTTTTTCATCTTCAATTTCGTAAAACACGGTAACTCTTAGTAATCGACAAAGATAGCCTCCTTATCAAGTCAGAGTTTGGTTGATAGTTTTAAAAGAAAAGGCAACCTTTTTACAGGCTGCCTAAAATGTCATAATTCTGTAACTTATGAATATTGAGGAG
It encodes:
- a CDS encoding arylsulfatase yields the protein MKNLLLFLIYIPILFSCSDQERNPEKATTRPNVILILTDDQGYGDLGIHGNESIHTPVLDKMAIDGVRMDRFYVSPLCAPTRASLLTGRYNLRTGTRWVSDGLENMRGEEITIGEVFNNAGYKTGCFGKWHNGAHFPYHPNQQGFDEFIGFCAGHWNNYFGTKLEKNGEPFSTKGFITDALTDEAISFIKENKNAPFLCYIPYNVPHSPFQVPDKYYDKYYNNLTAIEDEAERRKAAAVYGMCENMDENVGRIFTEVEKLGLSENTIIIYLTDNGPNGHRFNAGMKGIKGSVHEGGVRVPFFAQWKGHFPKGVKSGKLAAHIDVLPTLASLCQIDLPKGLVLDGKDISPLLMGKEEGWPDRIIFTQQSDRELDPFKKGALRNSRYRLVFEGNKGGELFDMLEDPREQHDLSEEKPGLLDSLKGEYLTWFADVSAEVYDLRSIPMGFEDQQKIVLPAHESNFEGGLKFKEGHGWAHDWLVNWTSTSDQLYWKVEVAAYGKYKAYISYTCPEENIGSQIQLTAGENKVVGKIIKPFDPSYYPSPDRISRKEVYEKDWETVELGEIEISPGVRQLTIRATEVPTSQVGEFKNLTLIKTE